The sequence below is a genomic window from Lolium perenne isolate Kyuss_39 chromosome 7, Kyuss_2.0, whole genome shotgun sequence.
ATATAGCAAGTTTGAATGAATTTGCTTAAGTTTTAAATATCTGGAAAAAAAATTTACggacgcggctgggaagcgaCGTCCTCAAACGCGACACGAATGAAACATGTCCCCCAAATGATAAATCCAGCAATGTCTAGGGGACGCTTTGGAGGAtgcagctggagatgctcttagtataTTTATTCGGTTTTGTTatatctcagtcaactgagatttttttaAGTCTAAGTCACGTTAAAAAAAAGTAATTGAGTTGTAATTGCACTTTTCTACCAAAAATATGCAAGTGAACCGAGTTGCACGGTTTCTTTAAGCATTTTTCTGATATGACTGAGATTTAAGCAAATCTTCAGTCAATTGAAACATAGACAAACCCATAGTTATTTACCTAATCCGAATGCACGTCTGCTTGCATAACCCAAAGAGCATGGGCCAGCGGCAAGCGCGTGGACCGTTGGCGCGAAAAGGCTGGCTTTGTCTTGGAGCCACAGGAATTTGCGGCGAGCCGACCCGACAACATCCATCCGCTCCGCTGCCCTGCCGGCGCCCGCCTGTTGCCGCCCTGCACCACACAGCCCTACTGTAGTACAGTACATAACCAGCGCCCAGCTGCTTTTCCTTCTCCTCAACCCGGCACCGTATGGCCTGCACGCCGtatccttcttcctcctccgctcgGTCGCTCCGCCTTTCCGGATTTATTGCAATTGCGATCCCACACCGCGCGCATGCACACGCACGCACCACCATAATTTAGTTCCCAGTACGGGTCGCCGTGCTAGCCCAACCAAGGCGGCTCTACTAGTACCGCCTGGCCCCGTCATGGCCGCACCCGCGCTGGCCAAGCGCCCCTGCGACcacccttcctcctcctcctcttcttgccGCGATCCCAAGCGCCACCGCCCGATCACTGCACCGGCGCCGCCCATGATGGAGAAGCACGACGGTGTCGCTGCTGAGGCAGCCCCGTCCCAGTCGCAATCGCAGCCGCTGCTCCCGGGCCTGCCGGACCACCTGGCGCAGCTCTGCCTCGCCCCGCTCCCGCCGCGCCTGCTGCACGCCGTCTGCCGCCCCTGGCGCCGCCTCCTCTACGCGCCCTCCTTCCCGCCCTTCCCCGCCCTCTACGCGCTCCTCCAGGACGCCGCCCACGCCTCCTCCTTCGCCGCCTACGACCCGATCGCCGCCCGCTGGGACGCGTTGCCCGCGCCCCCCATGCCGTCCCCGCCCCCCACGCTCTGCCACCCGTCCTTCCTCTCCCGCCGCCTCCCGCTCCAGTGCGTGGCCGCCGCGGGGCGGCTCGTGCTCGTCGCCGGCTCCACCCACTCCCTCCGCCCGGCGCTCCCCCGCCCGCTCGTCTTCGACCCTGCCACCCCGCGCTGGCACCTCGGCCCGCGCGTCCCGCTCGCCCCGCGCAGGTGGTGCGCCGCGGGGCCGGCCCGCGGGCGCGTGTTCGTGGCGGGCGGGGTTGGCGCCGGGTACGACCTCGCCGTCGCGCGCTCCGCCGCGTCATGGGACCCTTCCGCGTCGTCAGCGGCGTGGGAGGCGGCCCCGCCGCTCCGGGACGGGCGGTTCAGCCGGGACGCGGCCGAGGCGGTCTGCTCCCGCGGGAAGGTCTGCATGGTCAGCCTCCGTGGCCGCGGCGCGAAAGAAGGGGCCATCCTCGACCTGGACGGCGAACGGTGGGAGGACATGCCGCCCGGCATGCTCGCCGGGTGGAACGGCCCCGCCGCGGCGTCCCCGGACGCCGGCGACGCGATCTTTCTGGTGGACGAGGAATACGGGGCGCTCAACGCCTACGATTGGGAGACGGACCGGTGGCGGACGCTGGCCGAGGCCGAGCCGCTAAAGGGCGCGTCGGAGATGGCTGCCGGTGGCGGCAGGGTGTGCGTCGTGGCCGACTGCGGCAAGAAGGTGGTGGTCGTGGATGTCACGACGACGCCCAaggcgtcgacgacgacgaggaggaactcCACGTTAACGTCCACGTCCACGGCGGCGCGCATGTGGGAGGTGGAGGCGCCGGAAGGGCGGCGGATCGTGTCCCTGCACGTGCTGCCCAGGATGACACGACCCGATCAGTAGGCTTCCTCCCTCCCTTCCCGCCACGCCCACTGTACAAAAAACAAAGCATCGATCGATCGGCGTTCACCTCCTGCGTTGACATGATTTTTGGCGAGCTCGCCGAGATTTTGTTTGATTTGATTCCTGCGTGCCGCTGTTCAGGCTGGAATCAAGATTTTTTGGAGGTGCAAGATAGATTTTCAGATTTTGATTCTTGCGTTCCTCTGTACTCCAGTTCTGTCCAGAGAGCAAAAGAAGCAGGATTCGATTTTTTGTTTTCTGGCGAGATACTAGTCAGGTACATACATACAAGAATGAAATGCAATAAAATGAAATGAGAAATGGACTGCCGCTAAGCTGCAATGCTGGTGCCCTGTTTGGCTTTGGGTTGGGGGCGTCTGGAATGTTGGTGTCGCTCTGTCGGACGCGAACGGCAGGCGGTCGCCGCCACGCCATAGCTTTTGCTCGCCACGCAAACCAGATATTTTCCTCCGCCCCGCTTGGCCGGTACTGCAGGGGTCACCGCCACGCCATAGCTTTTCGGTTTGATTCCTCCtcgccgtcgccatcgccacGTCCTCGTCGACACCATGCACGGCGAATCCTCCTCCTCCTATCCAAACCAATCGAATCCTCCTCCCCAGTTAACTCTTGTGCGGGCCGGATAATCGTTTCGACCGACGGCAAACGGCCGGCCGCTAGTCTCCAACGACGGAAAAGGTTCGGCATCCGTCCGCGCGCGGCAGGATCTCGCCGGTCCAATCAATGCCGAACATTTCTCCTCGGTTGTGCTGTGTGGTCCGGCGGCCGCCTTTTCCGTCCGGGCAGCAACAGGGGGAAAAGGGCTCGGGAAAAGCTTTGTTAGCTCGGGGCGAAAAAGGCCGGCGAGAGCGACCGGCGGATGGGAGTGAATGGCCGGCCGGCGAGAGCGACCCGCATCGCATTGTGGGTGGGTACTGCGTGCGTGGGTCGCGAGGCCATCATCATCGATCGTCGGGTTATTATTGACCACGGGACCGGTCGAGCTGGGGGAATTGCTCTGAAAAGTGTCGCCGCCGGAGAGGAAGAGGCCTGCTGGCTGCGGAAAGGTGGCGTTTAATTGGCATGGCCGCCGccgtcgacggcgacggcgacggcgacccgGGCGTGCGGGCCACGTGCGTCCGGCGCACGTTCGCTCATGCCTGATGTCAGCTTGATTGCCTTGTGTAGCTAATTATCGCTTGTCAGTTTCAGAAACACCACGTTTACAACTGCTGATTTTTACTCGTCAAGACAAATTCCAAGGTGTATCTGAAAGCTGTAGAGTAGAAAAATTCAGCCTCCGTATTATTTCAAAGGTTGCTACTACTCGCTGATTTATCAAAAGTAGTCTACTTTTTAATCGCTACTCGCTCGCAGGAATCTGAAATTTCAACCCGCTGCAAACCAGCCCAAAACCCTCTTCAGTTTAAGTGCCCAGCTTCAGATAACGAAAGGCGACGGGCCTCGCCACAGCATATAAAAGTAAGCAAGTTCAGATGAGCATATCAAATGCCAATTGGCCATGCTTATAGACTAGGACAGGCAAGAGTAACCAAACGTTGGAGTTGTCTATTCGTGGATAATAACAGAACTTTTGCTAATAATGTTTGTCTCCAGCCCAAAAACGGTGATGAGACACTCAAAACCGCAAAAAGCGTTGGCTCTCCTCAGCTCCCATAAACTGGTGTTAGGTGGACGCTGTCACCTGTTGAAACCTCTCGAAAAGGCAGCTGCATGTTGGTTTCAGTTTACATCGGCTTGCCATTGGTGTGTTGATCCAAAAACACTAGAATAGCATCTTCCCCGATCTGTTGATCGAAGACAACCAGGACCAATACCTGGATCCCTTGATCGAAGATTACCGGACATCCACCCTTCCCTCCCAATGAGGCAAGGACTCGATGGCGTCCTCCTCGATGACATCCGTGACTGTGGCGTCTCCTCTCGGAGCTTCACCCACAACAAAACTCACGACAGCCCTTCACGGCACTCGAGAGAAAATGTTCTCTAATGGCTTGTGAATTCTCTGATAGAGGAGGTGCCCGCCCGAGTGTTTGGGCTGGAGCATGAGTCTGATGTGTAGAACTCTCTAAAACATGTACTCCCCGAGTTGAAAGCTAGGGTTTCCACTCTATATGGTACCCTCACCAACACCAAAAAGGTTGAACTCACCACTACCCAATTCATCTCTAAGATGAAGGGATTTTGCAAGTTGGACCTCACTGCTACCCAATTCACCAACATCAACTCATTTTTTGTATTGTATAATAAATTATGTTTTTGTAAACATTTTGCAAG
It includes:
- the LOC127312914 gene encoding F-box/kelch-repeat protein SKIP25; its protein translation is MAAPALAKRPCDHPSSSSSSCRDPKRHRPITAPAPPMMEKHDGVAAEAAPSQSQSQPLLPGLPDHLAQLCLAPLPPRLLHAVCRPWRRLLYAPSFPPFPALYALLQDAAHASSFAAYDPIAARWDALPAPPMPSPPPTLCHPSFLSRRLPLQCVAAAGRLVLVAGSTHSLRPALPRPLVFDPATPRWHLGPRVPLAPRRWCAAGPARGRVFVAGGVGAGYDLAVARSAASWDPSASSAAWEAAPPLRDGRFSRDAAEAVCSRGKVCMVSLRGRGAKEGAILDLDGERWEDMPPGMLAGWNGPAAASPDAGDAIFLVDEEYGALNAYDWETDRWRTLAEAEPLKGASEMAAGGGRVCVVADCGKKVVVVDVTTTPKASTTTRRNSTLTSTSTAARMWEVEAPEGRRIVSLHVLPRMTRPDQ